One Citrobacter amalonaticus genomic window carries:
- the ghoS gene encoding type V toxin-antitoxin system endoribonuclease antitoxin GhoS, producing MASGEITRYVVTITFHEDSLTEINELNNHLTRAGFLLTLTDDDGNVHELGTNTFGLISAQSPEEVKALAAGLAESALDKMPEVSVVTWEEWDLSGQ from the coding sequence ATGGCCAGTGGGGAAATCACCCGATATGTTGTTACTATCACGTTCCACGAAGACTCCTTAACGGAAATAAATGAACTGAACAACCATCTTACCCGTGCCGGTTTTCTGCTCACCCTCACAGATGATGACGGAAATGTGCATGAACTGGGCACCAATACCTTTGGGTTGATTAGCGCCCAGAGTCCGGAGGAGGTCAAAGCACTGGCCGCAGGGCTGGCAGAAAGCGCGTTAGATAAAATGCCGGAGGTCAGCGTGGTGACCTGGGAAGAGTGGGATCTCAGCGGACAATAA